A DNA window from Xyrauchen texanus isolate HMW12.3.18 chromosome 6, RBS_HiC_50CHRs, whole genome shotgun sequence contains the following coding sequences:
- the klhl6 gene encoding kelch-like protein 6 isoform X2, translating to MGDSLENKSECPPSAKIEGFACGLSMLESSMQKSQEDGQVAFEDLGFAIHLQNGLHSLRLEDSLTDVILHVQSQSFPCHRVVLAAASHYFRAMFCNDHREKHEENINIKGLDAETMRNLLEYTYTSKVTITKDNVQRTLEAASLFQFPRMVDACASYLAEALHPENCVGILHLADVHSLVSLKAQVHSFIIQNFSQIIENDEILELPVDVLVSLLQHDDLGVTEEEQVFETVIRWVRAREHERVTLLSLVLSHVRLPLLDPWYFVERVEGDPLIRKCGEVFPLLQEARLYHLSGKEVISERTKPRVREFQSEVFMIIGGCTKDEKFVSEVTCLDPLRRSRLEVAKLPNTEMESENENKKWVEFACVTFRNEVFISGGKETLHDVWKYNASLNKWIQIEYLNTGRWRHKMAVVGGKVYVLGGFDGIQRVNSVEAYDPFHNCWTELPSCRV from the exons ATGGGTGACTCTTTGGAGAATAAATCCGAATGCCCTCCATCTGCCAAGATTGAAGGCTTTGCCTGTGGTCTGAGCATGCTGGAGAGCTCAATGCAAAAGAGCCAGGAGGATGGTCAGGTTGCATTTGAAGACTTGGGGTTTGCcattcacttgcaaaatggactACACAGTCTTCGGCTAGAGGATAGCTTAACAGATGTCATTCTCCATGTACAGAGCCAGAGCTTTCCTTGCCATCGAGTGGTCCTCGCTGCAGCCAGTCATTATTTCAG AGCAATGTTTTGTAATGACCACAGAGAAAAACATGAAGAGAATATAAATATTAAAGGTCTTGATGCCGAGACTATGAGAAACCTCTTAGAATACACTTACACCAGCAAAGTCACCATAACCAAGGACAATGTTCAGAGAACGCTTGAGGCAGCCAGCCTTTTTCAG TTTCCACGTATGGTTGATGCCTGTGCCAGTTACCTTGCGGAGGCCCTACACCCTGAAAACTGTGTGGGCATCCTGCACCTAGCCGATGTCCACTCACTGGTGTCTCTCAAAGCCCAGGTCCACAGCTTTATTATCCAAAACTTTTCCCAAATAATAGAGAATGATGAAATCCTGGAGCTTCCTGTAGATGTGTTGGTCAGTCTGCTCCAGCATGATGACTTGGGGGTAACAGAGGAGGAGCAGGTGTTTGAAACAGTTATACGCTGGGTGAGGGCTCGTGAGCACGAAAGGGTGACTCTGCTGTCCCTTGTCCTCTCACACGTGCGGCTTCCATTGTTGGACCCATGGTACTTTGTAGAAAGGGTGGAAGGAGACCCTCTTATACGCAAATGTGGCGAGGTGTTCCCACTTCTGCAGGAGGCCAGACTGTATCATCTCTCAGGGAAAGAG GTGATCTCTGAGCGCACCAAACCAAGAGTGCGAGAGTTCCAGTCAGAGGTTTTCATGATCATTGGAGGGTGCACAAAGGATGAGAAGTTTGTGTCGGAGGTGACTTGTCTGGACCCACTGCGCAGGAGCCGCTTAGAGGTGGCAAAATTGCCAAACACTGAGATGGAATCCgagaatgaaaataaaaagtgGGTGGAGTTTGCCTGTGTCACCTTCAGAAATGAAGTGTTCATATCTG GTGGCAAGGAAACGTTGCATGATGTGTGGAAGTATAATGCATCACTAAACAAATGGATCCAGATAGAGTATCTCAACACTGGACGCTGGAGACACAAGATGGCAGTTGTTGGAGGAAAGGTTTATGTATTGGGTGGATTTGATGGAATACAGAGAGTGAACAGTGTCGAAGCATATGATCCATTTCACAACTGCTGGACAGAG CTCCCCTCATGCAGAGTGTAA
- the klhl6 gene encoding kelch-like protein 6 isoform X1, translated as MGDSLENKSECPPSAKIEGFACGLSMLESSMQKSQEDGQVAFEDLGFAIHLQNGLHSLRLEDSLTDVILHVQSQSFPCHRVVLAAASHYFRAMFCNDHREKHEENINIKGLDAETMRNLLEYTYTSKVTITKDNVQRTLEAASLFQFPRMVDACASYLAEALHPENCVGILHLADVHSLVSLKAQVHSFIIQNFSQIIENDEILELPVDVLVSLLQHDDLGVTEEEQVFETVIRWVRAREHERVTLLSLVLSHVRLPLLDPWYFVERVEGDPLIRKCGEVFPLLQEARLYHLSGKEVISERTKPRVREFQSEVFMIIGGCTKDEKFVSEVTCLDPLRRSRLEVAKLPNTEMESENENKKWVEFACVTFRNEVFISGGKETLHDVWKYNASLNKWIQIEYLNTGRWRHKMAVVGGKVYVLGGFDGIQRVNSVEAYDPFHNCWTEAAPLMQSVSSFSAASYDKCIFVIGGGPNGKLATNSMQCFDSTSNTWTLKCPMPTEAKCTNAVTFKDSIYVVGGAMKALYSYSPLEDCWTLVTQLGCERASCGIAACNNKLFITGGRDDKNEVIATVLCWDPEVKKLTEECVLPRGVSHHGSVTLRKSYTHIRRIAPGTVNG; from the exons ATGGGTGACTCTTTGGAGAATAAATCCGAATGCCCTCCATCTGCCAAGATTGAAGGCTTTGCCTGTGGTCTGAGCATGCTGGAGAGCTCAATGCAAAAGAGCCAGGAGGATGGTCAGGTTGCATTTGAAGACTTGGGGTTTGCcattcacttgcaaaatggactACACAGTCTTCGGCTAGAGGATAGCTTAACAGATGTCATTCTCCATGTACAGAGCCAGAGCTTTCCTTGCCATCGAGTGGTCCTCGCTGCAGCCAGTCATTATTTCAG AGCAATGTTTTGTAATGACCACAGAGAAAAACATGAAGAGAATATAAATATTAAAGGTCTTGATGCCGAGACTATGAGAAACCTCTTAGAATACACTTACACCAGCAAAGTCACCATAACCAAGGACAATGTTCAGAGAACGCTTGAGGCAGCCAGCCTTTTTCAG TTTCCACGTATGGTTGATGCCTGTGCCAGTTACCTTGCGGAGGCCCTACACCCTGAAAACTGTGTGGGCATCCTGCACCTAGCCGATGTCCACTCACTGGTGTCTCTCAAAGCCCAGGTCCACAGCTTTATTATCCAAAACTTTTCCCAAATAATAGAGAATGATGAAATCCTGGAGCTTCCTGTAGATGTGTTGGTCAGTCTGCTCCAGCATGATGACTTGGGGGTAACAGAGGAGGAGCAGGTGTTTGAAACAGTTATACGCTGGGTGAGGGCTCGTGAGCACGAAAGGGTGACTCTGCTGTCCCTTGTCCTCTCACACGTGCGGCTTCCATTGTTGGACCCATGGTACTTTGTAGAAAGGGTGGAAGGAGACCCTCTTATACGCAAATGTGGCGAGGTGTTCCCACTTCTGCAGGAGGCCAGACTGTATCATCTCTCAGGGAAAGAG GTGATCTCTGAGCGCACCAAACCAAGAGTGCGAGAGTTCCAGTCAGAGGTTTTCATGATCATTGGAGGGTGCACAAAGGATGAGAAGTTTGTGTCGGAGGTGACTTGTCTGGACCCACTGCGCAGGAGCCGCTTAGAGGTGGCAAAATTGCCAAACACTGAGATGGAATCCgagaatgaaaataaaaagtgGGTGGAGTTTGCCTGTGTCACCTTCAGAAATGAAGTGTTCATATCTG GTGGCAAGGAAACGTTGCATGATGTGTGGAAGTATAATGCATCACTAAACAAATGGATCCAGATAGAGTATCTCAACACTGGACGCTGGAGACACAAGATGGCAGTTGTTGGAGGAAAGGTTTATGTATTGGGTGGATTTGATGGAATACAGAGAGTGAACAGTGTCGAAGCATATGATCCATTTCACAACTGCTGGACAGAG GCAGCTCCCCTCATGCAGAGTGTAAGCTCCTTCTCTGCTGCCAGCTATGACAAGTGCATCTTTGTGATTGGTGGAGGCCCCAATGGCAAGCTAGCCACAAACAGCATGCAGTGCTTTGATTCAACATCAAATACATGGACCTTAAAATGCCCAATGCCCACTGAGGCCAAATGCACAAATGCTGTCACTTTTAAGGATTCCATCTATGTTGTTG GTGGAGCGATGAAGGCTTTGTATTCCTACAGTCCTCTTGAAGACTGCTGGACACTAGTAACCCAGCTGGGATGTGAGAGGGCCAGCTGTGGCATTGCTGCATGCAACAACAAGCTCTTTATTACTGGTGGTCGTGACGACAAGAATGAGGTTATCGCAACTGTATTGTGCTGGGACCCAGAGGTGAAAAAGTTGACTGAGGAGTGTGTGCTGCCGCGTGGAGTGTCTCATCATGGTAGTGTGACACTCAGGAAATCCTACACACATATACGCAGGATAGCGCCTGGAACAGTCAATGGATGA